The Streptomyces sp. NBC_00344 genome includes a window with the following:
- the cpaB gene encoding Flp pilus assembly protein CpaB produces the protein MNSRQRRGVVLLLLSVLCAIAAIVGVLSVIRNVNSKVGPEITAYRVHSDIAPYTRLTAGDFERTRMPRRWLSDNAVTDLGQIRGKIAVTTLRRGSLLQSDMIVRQPELAPGEQEIAIMIDAATGVAGKITPGSEVNIYATFKGDDKGAPDTSKVIVSNARVVDVGKLTALDPDQSQNDRTRQATEAVPITFALKTLDAQRVAYAESFATHVRLALVAAGGGAPVPQRDRTYTLDGDK, from the coding sequence GTGAATTCACGCCAGCGCCGCGGCGTCGTCCTGCTGCTCCTGTCGGTCCTCTGCGCCATCGCGGCGATCGTCGGAGTGCTCTCGGTGATCCGCAATGTGAATTCCAAGGTGGGCCCGGAGATCACGGCGTATCGGGTGCACAGCGACATAGCCCCGTACACCCGGCTCACGGCGGGCGACTTCGAGCGGACACGGATGCCCAGGCGCTGGCTGTCCGACAACGCGGTGACCGACCTGGGGCAGATACGGGGAAAGATCGCCGTCACCACGTTGCGCAGGGGCTCGCTGCTGCAGAGCGACATGATCGTCCGGCAGCCCGAACTGGCTCCCGGCGAGCAGGAGATCGCCATCATGATCGACGCGGCCACCGGGGTGGCCGGAAAGATCACGCCCGGATCCGAGGTCAACATCTACGCGACCTTCAAGGGCGACGACAAGGGCGCCCCCGACACCTCGAAGGTCATCGTCTCCAACGCCCGAGTGGTGGACGTCGGAAAGCTCACCGCCCTGGATCCGGACCAGAGCCAGAACGACCGGACCCGGCAGGCCACGGAGGCCGTTCCGATCACCTTCGCCCTGAAGACCCTCGACGCCCAGCGGGTGGCGTACGCGGAGTCCTTCGCGACCCATGTGCGGCTGGCCCTGGTGGCGGCCGGCGGGGGCGCTCCGGTGCCCCAGCGCGACCGTACGTACACCCTCGACGGCGACAAGTGA
- a CDS encoding chitinase, protein MKSRRSTRAWCATAVAALAAALTFAGTTAHATETAAAPPAHAVTGYWQNFNNGATVQKLSDVPADYDIIAVAFADTGAAPGAVTFSLDSAGLGGYTADQFKADIKAKQAAGKSVVISIGGQNGTVSVTDSASAANFADSVYSLMQEYGFDGVDIDLENGINSTYMSQALKSLSAKAGSGLVITMAPQTIDMQSTSTEYFKTALAVKDILTVVNMQYYNSGSMLGCDGKVYAQGSVDFLTALACIQLEGGLDPSQVGLGLPASSSAAGSGYVAPGVVNDALDCLAKGTGCGSFKPSTTYPGLRGAMTWSTNWDAASGNAWSGAVGSHVHGM, encoded by the coding sequence GTGAAGTCCCGACGATCCACCCGCGCCTGGTGCGCCACCGCGGTGGCCGCGCTCGCCGCCGCCCTCACCTTCGCAGGCACGACGGCCCACGCCACGGAAACCGCAGCGGCCCCACCCGCGCACGCCGTGACCGGCTACTGGCAGAACTTCAACAACGGCGCGACCGTTCAGAAGCTCAGCGACGTCCCCGCCGACTACGACATCATCGCGGTCGCCTTCGCCGACACCGGCGCCGCACCCGGCGCGGTCACCTTCAGCCTGGACTCGGCCGGACTGGGCGGCTACACCGCCGACCAGTTCAAGGCGGACATCAAGGCCAAGCAGGCGGCGGGCAAGTCGGTCGTCATCTCCATCGGCGGCCAGAACGGCACCGTCTCGGTCACCGACTCGGCGTCGGCGGCCAACTTCGCCGACTCGGTCTACTCGCTGATGCAGGAGTACGGCTTCGACGGGGTGGACATCGACCTCGAGAACGGCATCAACTCCACCTACATGTCGCAGGCGCTGAAGTCGCTGTCGGCCAAGGCGGGCTCGGGCCTGGTCATCACCATGGCCCCGCAGACCATCGACATGCAGTCCACGTCGACCGAATACTTCAAGACGGCTCTCGCCGTCAAGGACATCCTGACGGTCGTCAACATGCAGTACTACAACAGCGGTTCGATGCTCGGCTGCGACGGCAAGGTCTACGCCCAGGGCTCGGTCGACTTCCTCACCGCGCTCGCCTGTATCCAGCTGGAAGGCGGCCTCGACCCGTCCCAGGTCGGCCTCGGCCTGCCGGCGTCGTCGAGCGCGGCGGGCAGCGGGTACGTCGCGCCGGGTGTCGTCAACGATGCGCTGGACTGCCTCGCCAAGGGCACCGGCTGCGGTTCCTTCAAACCCTCCACGACCTACCCGGGCCTGCGCGGCGCGATGACCTGGTCCACCAACTGGGACGCCGCATCGGGCAACGCCTGGTCGGGTGCGGTCGGATCGCACGTCCACGGCATGTAG
- a CDS encoding trypsin-like serine peptidase, with protein MKKPLAGALLALFLTGAAAVPAAATPTAVSHRPAAKAVNFAGTVALSNCSGSVVRMPGSQSGDPALVLSNGHCLESGFPAAGEVITDQPSTRSFTLLNSAGNRAGTLRASKVAYATMTDTDISLYQLTSTYAQIQSKYGIAALELNAAHPTQGSAISVVSGYWKKIYSCNVDGFAYRLKEGDWTWKDSVRYTSACNTIGGTSGSPVIDPATGKVVAVNNTGNEDGGQCTENNPCEVDENGKVTVRQGINYAEETYGIVPCVGAGSKIDLSRAGCTLPKP; from the coding sequence ATGAAGAAGCCTCTCGCCGGTGCACTGCTCGCCCTTTTCCTGACGGGCGCGGCAGCTGTACCCGCGGCAGCGACACCTACGGCCGTCTCGCACCGGCCCGCGGCGAAAGCCGTCAATTTCGCCGGGACGGTGGCGCTGAGCAACTGCTCGGGCTCCGTCGTCCGTATGCCCGGCTCCCAGTCCGGCGACCCTGCGCTGGTGCTCTCCAACGGGCACTGCCTGGAAAGCGGCTTCCCGGCCGCGGGTGAGGTCATCACCGACCAGCCGTCCACCCGGAGCTTCACGCTGCTGAACTCGGCCGGAAACCGGGCGGGCACGCTCAGGGCGAGCAAGGTGGCGTACGCGACGATGACCGACACGGACATCTCGCTGTACCAGCTCACCTCCACCTACGCCCAGATACAGAGCAAGTACGGGATCGCGGCGCTGGAGCTCAACGCCGCACATCCCACTCAGGGCAGCGCCATCAGCGTGGTCTCCGGGTACTGGAAGAAGATCTACAGCTGCAACGTGGACGGCTTCGCCTACCGCCTCAAGGAGGGTGACTGGACCTGGAAGGACTCGGTCCGCTACACCTCGGCATGCAACACCATCGGCGGCACATCGGGCTCGCCGGTGATCGACCCCGCCACCGGCAAGGTCGTCGCCGTCAACAACACGGGTAACGAGGACGGCGGGCAGTGCACGGAGAACAACCCGTGCGAGGTGGACGAGAACGGTAAAGTGACGGTCCGTCAGGGCATCAACTACGCGGAGGAGACGTACGGGATCGTTCCGTGCGTCGGGGCCGGCAGCAAGATCGACCTGAGCCGTGCGGGCTGCACGCTGCCCAAGCCGTAA
- a CDS encoding MarR family winged helix-turn-helix transcriptional regulator → MHLSPVPDEQRIEDAARGLLRGIGRLSQALFRAGDFGLPRSHTAVLDALEPGPRRVTGIAAHTGLAQPRVTVVLQELEERGLTERERCSRDRRAVEASLTPAGRELLERARQRMASALLEGLRTNVDSPEQAVGLARDAVSTLLHAVEPEVS, encoded by the coding sequence ATGCATCTATCTCCCGTCCCCGACGAGCAGCGAATCGAGGACGCCGCCCGAGGACTCCTGCGGGGCATCGGGCGGCTCTCCCAAGCGCTCTTCCGGGCCGGGGATTTCGGGCTGCCGCGCAGCCACACCGCCGTACTCGACGCCCTTGAGCCCGGTCCGCGGCGGGTCACCGGGATCGCCGCACACACCGGCCTCGCCCAGCCCCGGGTGACCGTCGTCCTCCAGGAGTTGGAGGAGCGCGGGCTCACCGAGCGAGAGCGCTGCTCCCGGGACCGGCGCGCCGTGGAGGCTTCGCTCACCCCCGCGGGCCGGGAGCTGCTGGAACGGGCACGGCAGCGGATGGCCTCGGCTCTCCTCGAGGGGCTGCGTACGAACGTCGACTCCCCCGAGCAGGCTGTGGGCCTGGCCCGGGATGCGGTATCCACCCTTCTGCACGCCGTCGAACCGGAGGTCAGTTGA